cctacggcctcctccacgtctactggtgtactggcctgtctcctcgtagcacctccagcctctggacactacgctgacagacacagcaaaccttcttgccacagctcgcattgatgtgccatcctggacaagctgcactacctgagccacttgtgtgggttgtacaCACCGCCTCATGctacgagtgtgaaaggaccaccaacattcaaaagtgaccaaaacatcagccagaaagcataggtactgagaagtggtctgtggtccccacctgcagaaccactcctttatagggggggtcttgctaattgcctctcatttctacctgttgtctattccatttggtgacattgattcacaatcagtgttgcttcctaactgaacaggttggtttcacagaagtgtggttgacttggagttatattgtgttgtttaagtgttccctttagttttttgagcagtgtatatataatatacagtgCTTGGTTGAACGTTTGAACCACCCAAATTTGGtcattatttaataaataaatcttaTAAAATGAACATCCAAATCTCAATTTGTAAAGCAAACCTTTCAAGTAAGGGACACAGGGAAAaaattttcattatttattcatcaAAAGTACTTTCTCTCTCCAATAACCGAAAAGTATTTGAATGCTTAGTAGCTTGTTATACAGCCATGGTTTAGGCTGTCTAGTGattggagggttgtgggtttgattcccagctaTGCCATGCTGTTGAGCAAGACACTagagcagggctattcaactggtgGCCCaggggccagatccggccctttAATAAATTTGTACGGGCCCACAGCCCACCTCCCCATAAATAATAACAAATTACgttcgtcccccccccccccccccccccccccccccccggcaacaaattacattcgccacagtcccactacaatcaggcccacagcaaaaccagggcaagaatttaaaggACCCTAGGAATCTttgaggccaggttccagtgcatgaaggggctcagagtaacccctgagagggcgtgccacataataatggcatatgtggtattacacaacattgcaaccatccaggaagagcgacaacctaccatctctgacatgcccacagatgaggaaccttacatgcgtgacaacagagatggtggagttgtcactccatctgcaatcactgctttccacattaaatcatgcaccaccacccaccccaccatccaccctgtaaccttttaatatacattacagtcacattcactgttatgtttcattatttcatttttcctgtaaataaaaatattttataatatattttaagaataagatagttatgtacagccataccactttgtacaatattcttatacttcatttttatctgatgcctcGTGTTTCACACCattcagattagacctggaattagtaagtgttcaattaaaaatatatttaaaaactcaataaagTATTATAaaagtggagaaaataataatataatcgcacccttctgctaaatataaaaatataattttcactcaTGCATTAACTctgcaattttttgacatgctgactgcctttctctagcagctaccgcagtattacgtttacgtttaataatatctaaatattctgcatacgcagtcattaatacttcaaactccagtggtgtgaaatacgatgctgggctgattttcgcgtataagtccatgataaatcctatttatctgcacTCCATTAataatgccttttatagttacacgtgaacgcgcttctgtctgggtcaacctactcagagttgagtgaccctgattactttaactccgatcagccgttttggaaccgaaaactctgagtatgtcagatcggggtaagacaactcagagttcagggtttagagtttgttaaacccgctttctggaatacccccctgcaCTAGAggatagggctgcccaccgaTCTGGGCATGTGTACTCTTAGCACCCTAGTGTTCATGTGTTCTTAGCATTTTGCTGCCATTCCTTCAACTAAACATCTTCTGTAACCAGTCTCTCAACTGCTTTTGGGGTTTTTAGCCCACTCCTCCTTGCAGAACTCCCCCAGTTGAGAGAGGTTGGGGGAACATCTGTATGTACATGTACTGCCTGCTTCTGATTTTGCTACAGCACTTTTACAAGATTAAGGTCTGGACTTGGACTGGGCCAATCTAGAGTGCAAATCTCTCTCTTGAGCcattccttggtagttttgctCGAATGCTTTGGGCCGCtgtcttgttgcataatccatttATGTCCCAACACCAAGCAAGAGATGCTGGCCATAAATTTTTTAAGGGGCCTGGGAATTGATGGTTCTGAATAATGAGTCAATATGATCCTGGAGGCAGAAAATCTGCCCAGCCATTCACagttccaccaccatgcttcactgctGGAAGGAGGTTTGTATGTTTTGTCTTGGTGCAAGACCATCCACTCCTGGGCAGAGCTGCAGTGATGCTGAACTGCCCTCCATTTGTTAATTATTTGTgttacagtggatggatggaccACCTTCTTCCCGATGTCCTCGGATGTCTTCCTCTTGCCGTCGTAGATCTGTGTCCTTTATGCCTTGGCACGACAGTGGTTTGGTTAGTTTCCTCTCCCATTTAATCAGTAATtggttcatttacttttgctctgattccatgtttcatAACAAACCTGAAATTTCATATATAAAAACTGGCAATAAGAGAATCATGGTAAAACAGAAAAATCTAAACTTCACTAAAATCTAaagttcacaaactttcaagtaCCACTGTATATATGCTTAAATTTATATACGAAGTCGGTAAGCTCCTCTTGCTGTCGTAAACAGGTTCTTTTAATTTTCTTTGCATATTCATCTAGGTGTTCTAGATGTTGAGGTAGCATTATTTTGTCAGCAGGTTGTGTGACTAAAAACACTAAATAAGCATTAAAAAAGTAACCCGTGTACTGAACCCAAATCCACAGACATTTTTATTAGTTTCTTGTGACTATCATGGTGAAGGCTTCTTAGCCGTACTGTGCACAACCGCCTGCGTAAAGTCCAATGGCCTGATGTCCTTTCTTGGTACCTTGTCAAAGCTGCTATGGGTTGTATATGAAAACATCATCTTAGTGACCACAACAGGCAGCACTCTGGCACAGCCCAGCATGAAAAACAAAACTCTGATTACATCCTATACAGATCATTTCTTTACAAGTGCATGGACCACACGTCTATATTGCTATGTTCCAAcatgtatggggggggggggggggggggcaaaaaatTCCTTCCTATTCAAAAGGtgccaaaaaacaaaatgcaaaagaaaaaaaacgggTAACTTATACCAAAATGGGATATGCTGCAGTTAggaaagtccatcagtctttCAAAATGTGGACACAAAACCACAGAACATCCTGTCACACTGGAATTGAACAGCTTAAATTAGAAGTTTTGTAGAATTGTTAGTGGTTTTGGAAGAGCCTGTGAAGATGGTACCTTTCCATTAGGTCTTAACAGATATCAAAGGAAGTAAAGGGCAGATTTATAAATATTTGAAAAGACGAGCATTtgtgaccaaaaaaaaaagccttCAAACAGTATGTGTCCACTGCTGAGTGCGTTACTTCAAACAGTTGACATGGGCTAGTTTGAGGATTTGTTTTAATATTTGTGCCAGATTTAGCCATCATGAAACATTTAAGTTACTACTGTGCCGGCAAAAAACATTTGTGATTCACTACTATAAATTAAACCAGCAGGCAGTGTTTTTTTAAAAAACGTTAACAAACCAAGGATGTCTGCCCACACGCCACTCTGGCTAGCAAAACAGGAAATAGGAAGGCATGCTAATAGAGTTTCCCCCCCCAGTATTTGACAATTTGAGGTCCAGTGTATTTCACTTTTTATTCAGCAGAGGTGTGGGGCGGGTGTGGGCCACACAACTATTTTCAGAACCATCTGAACTGGTGCAGGGGAACATGGCAACCGAATCAGGTCCTTGGCTTCTAGCACAGTGGCTAAGGAGAGTCCTTCACTCAGAGCCCCAAAGAGTGAGCGCTAAtcagcacaaacaaacaaagctgGTAATACCCTGAGCCACACGCTTTAGAGATAGCAAGTCGGTCCTTTGTTTCTGCACTCCGTTTTCCATGTTTTCTGCCTTACCCAGTTTTCCTCCACAAAGCTCAAGTCAAAGGAAGAGTATCATGGGGAGTCTAGACAGGTCCTAGTCCTAATACTTTGAGAAGGTTAAGGCCTGCagctgggtggggtgggggggggagctgTTGTGACTGTCCCAGAAGACCAGACCCTCCCACGTCTCAAACGTCTGTTGCCTCAGTGCCGGATCGAGGCCCTCTGTTTAGTCCTGGTTAGGCTCAGGGGCGGCCTGCTCCGGCTGGACCGCAGGTCTCGGGGGTCCGGGAGGTACCCTTGGTACCGCCTGGTGCTGTCTCTGTCGGTATGCAATGACTGTGCCCAGGAGCAGAGCTATAACAGTCATGAGGTAGAGGTCCCACTCTGGACCCAGCACCTGGTCCAGATCCACCTGAGAAAGAAGCTCCTTTAGCTGCAGGAAAACAGCAATGTGGAGACATGAGATCGTGGTTAGCTACCCCTGCCTTCAGTTCTACGCTATGTTACCGTTTCTAAAATAAACGCTGAATAAAATGCCCTTCTTGTATTAACCACTCGGAAAACATTTGAGATACTGTGGCAGGGAAATAGCAGGGTAAGAAAATAGATAGAAAGCGGTACGTTCTGACATCCTAACAAAACAGCAACCCGACATGTCAGCACTCTtggcacattgtgtgtgtgtgtgtgtgtgtgtcttacattAAGATCCTGCACATACTGCACTGTGTAGACAAGACCCAGTTTGCAGAGGGCCAAGAACACGGGGACTTGGGCGTCAGGACTGGCCTCTGCAGCCATGTCGTAGAACCGCTTAGCCAGGTGGATGTCCTGCCAAAGAACACAgtcagcacgtgtgtgtgcgcgtgtgtgtgtgtgtgaacctgcTGGTGAAGTATGTGATACGATTAGGTGATGGACAAAAACCAGTCAAACCTCTCAAATGTTACATTTTTCATCTCAGTCAAATCCATACATGTGCAGTTAAGTACACTTGATTATCTTTAAGGATTCACTGCATTAATACTACTGACGTCTTTTTTATTTAAAGAGTAAGTAGGTCAAGCAAACAGCAGTTTCAAAATCATTTAGCTGATCAAACACAGGATTGGGGAAGTGAAAGATGATGTGAaaaggggcgtgtgtgtgtgcgtacctgTTTTATGCCAAGGCCTTTCTCATGCATGTAGCCCAAGTTGAACATGGCCTGTGCACTGTGTTGCTGCTCAGAGGCCAGTCTGTAGTGGATGACTGCAGATTCATAGTCCACGTCAGTGCCATAGCCATAGAAATGATAATCACCCAGCTTGATTCTGGCCACCGTGTACCCTGTGCACAGCCATAAACCAAACAGTTACCACACCGTTAAACAACGACAGGAAATCAAAATGACCTCCTCAATATTATGGCCAATgttaaaatgcatttaaaatgGTTTAATCATTCTCATAAAAGTAGTTTGTTCCGACCAGTGGTAGAAGCAGCTTctgcaaacagagagagagagagagagagagagagagagagagagagagcaggagagtgagagagagcaggagagtgagagagagcaggagagtgagagagagcgagtgagaAAGCatgagtgagagagcgagaaagcatgagagagagagagcgagaaagcatgagagagagagagcgagagagaactGAGAAATAGAACCTTGGGCAGCTGCTCTGGTCCAGTGAAGGAGAGCACGAGGGTAGGTTTCATTCTCACTGAAGATCCGAGACtgttctgtaacacacacacacacacacacacacacacacacacacacacacacacacacacacacacacaccttaaaacAGCTGGGCAAAAAACATCTCTGAGGTTAAAACAAAACTGATGTTCGTTTCTCTGTTTGACTTCATTTGCCCTTTGAACAAACATCAAGTAACATTAGTACATGTATCCTGTTGGGACTccagcgccccctggtggcaggAGAAACTCACTCTGATCCAGGATGTAGGCCACGTTGCTTTGAGCGACCTCGTAGCCCTGCTCAGCCAGCAGAAGATACTGCACCAGAGCAGAGTCCATGTCCCCCTCCTTAAAACTGCTGTAGGCCATCATCAGCCTCTCAGACCACCGGCCCCGTTCACACacgttcttaaagagctatttaagaacacacacacacacacacacacacacacacttggtgtCACTGAGAAaccagagggaaggagagaaataCGAGCGTTCAGCACGGGTGAGGTCTTACCTCCACGGCTGTGTGGCAAGAGCGCATAACACCTGTGCCTGTGGCGTGCATCTGGGCCAGGTTATAGAAGGCCAGAATATGACCAGCCTGGGAGGCCAGGTTAAAGAACTTCAGTGCCTGCTTATAGTCACGTTTAACACCGATAccatctgagagagagacaggagagagagacagagggagagagagacgatgTCCTAAGAAGGAGCTGCCAGAGTCCGCTTCTTATTCTACCTCCCACTGCTGAGAAATGACTCAGCAGACAGACTTGGCCAACACAAAATTTGTGTCAGCCATATCAGAACGTGGATGCATGGGTTTCTCGTGGTGACAATCAACCAGGCAACAAATTGCTCAATATACAAACAAGGAGAGAAAACGGCACAAAGAGCTGAAGGCCGTGAAAGACACGCTGCATCTCAGAGAAGAGACGTGAGGCtgggagtgaggagtgtgtgaggtgacgCGTACACACTCACTGTAGTACATGGTGCCCAGCTGGAGCTGCCCGTCCACCCAGCCCTGTTCTGCTGCCTTCTGGAAGTACTTGAGTGCCATGTCATAATTCtgcagtaccacacacacacacagacacacacacagacacacacacacacacacacacacacacacacacacacacacagacagacacacagacagacacacacacacacacacacttacttactTCAGTGTATGAAGCAGGTGAGCACTACAGAGGACGATACGATACTCACCACAGGAACACCTCTGCCATACAGGTAGGCCATGCCAAGCCCACTCTGACCAACCGGGTTACCCTGAAATATCACCATGAACAATATTTAATAGGTTACGGTCAGAAGAGTAAACAACATCACGGTTGAAtacgatatatatatatgatatccCTGGTACCGACTTGTTCTGACGCCTTCTTGAAGTAAATCAGGGCTGTCTCGTTATTTTGTGGCAAAAACTCGCTGCCCTCTGAGTACATCTAAAAGACAAATCGAGAGCCTTCAGACGCGTCGCCGTGAGAAAGCAACGCCTACATGACTGCCAAGCCCTGGTAGTTACGTTACCTTCCCCAGGAAGGCCATCGCGTGAGTGTTGCCGGCGTTGGCAGCTTGGCTGAAGTATTCAAACGCTCGCTgagaaatagaaagaaaaaaggCAATCGATTTGTATCTTTACAGAGCAGTAGAGAGATATTTAAAAGAGCAGTAGAGAGATATTTAAAAAAGCTTTTAAAGCTCTTACCTGATGGTTCTGCTCTACCCCTCGGCCCCCATGCAAGTGCAACTGGCCCAATCCCACCTTGAGAATGGAACAGATCAGAACTGATTACTGTGGTCATTTCTTCCTACCCAGACCCCTATGCACAAATATGGCAATGCAACACAATACAGTTTCTGAAGCAATAACAGGGCAGGGAGGGgactacatcacacacatcattatTTTAAATCGGACATCGTTTGACACGACGGCAACTTTAAAAGCAAAATTAAATGGTCTCATATATACGGTGCATTTTTTAAAAGTAGGTAAGATCAGAGACGGTGGACTGGTGTTCTGTCGGTACCTGGGCCTGCACGTCCCCCTTCTCAGCCAGGAACTGGTAGTACTGGATCAGATCCTCCTCCAGCATCCCGCTGGGAGACCCGGGGTTCTCCAGCTCGTCCAGCAGGCGGATCCTCTGCACGGCGCTGCCCCCGGTCAGGGACACGTCACTGGCCACTGCCACACAGGAACACGGATCACAAGCGTCCGACGCCACGGATTATGGCACGGCCTGATCCGACTCCACTAACAAGCGCCCGTCAGGTGGGCTTAAGGTGGTGGGGAGGTTCTTACCGTGGTTGGCCACCAGCCTGTAGTGAGTCAGGGCAGCCTCGCAGCTCTGAGGCACTCCGAGCCCTCCCCAGTACCTGTAGCCCTGAACACAGACGCAACACCGTGCGTTGGACACCCAGATGATCTCTGTGCTATTCCAAACCAGTTCACAAATTACAGGACCAACACAACTAAAGGATTATGTTGCAGTTTAGGACATCTGGACACCCATGGTAAAAACAAACATTAGCATTGGGTAATATATTAGTGGTATGACCTAAATTCACATGGACAACATGTTAAAAACATTCTCCGCATTCTCTGCCAGAACCTGCCTAAAATGTGGAGATGAATCAGTGTAGTCTTATACAGCACAAGGTGGGACAACCCACAGTGGTCTTACTAGAATCATGTGTGCTACCAGATTTCCCCCTAGAGCTCCAAAGGTGTAATAAACCAGGGCCTGCGTTGGAAAGAGACAGACTGTGAGCCACATCACCTGACAATGACAAAATAGGAAAGAAAACTGCATAAAACTGTAACATAACTGATGAAATACCTTTGCTTGACTGGAATTCACACCTAATCCTGCTGCATACAGAAACCCAAGTGCCTGGTGGGAAACAGAATTCACACGATAATTAATCTGTGTTCAAACATCTGCAATTCTCACACTGCAGACATTTTTTTACCACATTATCTTGGTGCCTTGGCTCATTTTTGATAAGTCATCATTTGAAAGCTAATCTATATTTCACATATGAAACTTTGAAAAGGCCAGAGAACCGCCGCAGGGCAGTTTCACAATGTTTCCGACATAAAAGAGGAACATTTATTCACTTTAGAGGAGTTCATTACCATCTGGGCTTTTGGGGAGCCCTCGAGCGACAGCTTCTCAAACAGCTCCTTGGCTTGCACAACGTTCTGGGGCATGTAGTCTCCAAACAGCATGGCATACGCCACCGTCTCCACGGCCTTGGTGTGCCCAGTTCCTGCCACCTTCAACAGCTGCTCATATAACCTAGATGGACAATAGGATCAAGAGAATAGGTTGAAGATGAAGGCATACGTGCCCAGAAATAAGTAAACATCTGTGGTCATTTTTGAGCCTAGAGTTTTGTTCAGCAACCACATTATAAAATGCTCATCTATACCAGTCATTAAAGCGTCCACTTGTGAGCACTTCACCTCTTTACCAACAGAGCGAAACATTCAGCGGAACGAAAATGTTTGTCCgtccatggtcaaaattttCCATTATTGTGAATAACTTGGCAAGCAAAGGTTGTCCTGATTTTCAAAAAGCATACAATGTGTGGGGGTGTTGCattcttttatttgtaaaaatattttaaGCAATGTTACTTTTTATCTTTTACAGTTTCAAAATTTAAAAGATCAGTACTTGGCACCTGCCCTTCTAGCAAGTTAGCACAGTAAACACACTTGTAGCCAGCAAAAACTCAGGTTTGTGAGATTTTTGCCCATCGTTCTTTACAAAAGCCTTCTGGTTCTGTGATATTGTTGATATAGAGTAGGGCATGTACTACTCTGTTGAGGTCTACTCAGATTTACAATCACGTTTAGGTGAGGGGGGGGACTGAAGGCAATAGAAATCCCTTCAGCTCTTAAGGTACCTCTTAAGGTCCATTATGGATTTTGACATGTTATCCTGATCTAGAAGCCAGCCGTATTTTTCCTAAATAGCCTATGGAGCGGTGGTGCTTGGTTCTGAAACCTGCTGAATCTTCCTGAAGGTCTTTTGTAGTCAAACAGCTTTAGCCTTTTTAGCAGTCCTACAAACAGTTCCTTTGGAAAGATAAGATTTATTAGTCTTCCAGACCTAGACTGGACGTGctaaatgcatttttttattACACTACAAACATGTAGAGGACATGGCTAGCTGAAAATGCTTTGTTATCTTCAGGCCTATTTCTGCTTTGTGGACATCAGTTATTGTAATGTTTAGAGTGCTAGGCAGGAGCTTAGAGCTTAGTGCACGGCTGCAAGCTGCTGTGACAACGGTTGAGGAGTCAGTGTTTAGAAAGCTTTGAAATCTGcatttatttgcctttattaaACATGGCTGTAAACAAGCTAATTAAGGTCATAGACTTTGGTGAAGGTCCTGAGAGTCAAAGGCTGCCATGGTGCTCCTTTACATTCTGCCACTACAAAATAAACTATACACTGCCCTGAAAATAATCTTCAGGTTTAAGCCTACACTGCCCTGAAAATAATCTTCAGGTTTAAGCCTTTTCAAAATCAGTTCATCTTCGATTCAGTTATCCATGTATGGTAACAAACCGACCTGGGCTGCCAACACGTGCCAACGTGTTGCTCTACTGTCCAGTCACTCTGGACCATAACCATCTTTGCCATTTAATCATTTAAAGAGACTTCGGTCGTACTGTTTGTCTCACaactgtttgtttggttttacaCACATCTCATTTTGTTGCAAGTCAGAAGGGTCCGTAACTAGACAGGAAACGAGCCCAGGTGAGTTCTTGGCTGGGTGGTCATGTGATCTGAGAGCTTTGTCTAGAGTGCCACTCACTCTTTCTTCTGGCTCTTGCGGCCGGTGCTGTTGATCATCTTGAGGGTGGCCTGATACTGCTGCTCCGCCTCTGCTGCTAGCCTCCTGCTCTCTGCCTGCTCCTCCGCTGGGGGGggagaagaggggggggggggggggggggggggcacggtcacacacaccgacacaagAAACTAATTTCACATGAAGCACCTGCACACATGAAGCACCTGCAAGCGCTGTGTCTGTCTCGACGGCCACGTGCAACGAGCATTAGAAACTCACTTTCGCAGAAGCCCCATTTTTTATCGCGCTCGTAGTCGTAGGTGGTGGAGCACCACAGCCTCCCGTCCGTCCTGCCCTCCGTGGTGCAGTCGGAGTACTCCTTCCCCAGGAAGAGGAAAGGGAAGAGACAGCGCTCCCCAGAGGCCGTGCCATCTATCGCCACGGGAACTGCACCGGCAGGCGGGGACCAATGAGACACGGACACGTTACTCCAAAACATCCACAGGAAACCAATCACACACGCGGCCATGCATGAACGACCAATCACACACGCGGCCATGCTTGAACGACCAATCACACACGCGGCCATGCATGAATGGGCGCGGGCCTcaaaagtgacagaaaaagttATGCGAACAAGAAAGAAGTCAAGCAGCAAAGAAATTACAATGTTATCATCGTTATGGCACAGACGTCCTAAAATCACTTGGAGGACAATCGAATGGCTACAAAGCTAGAATAGGGGAGGAGGGTTGGTGTCAAATTCACCAGCGTATCACTGTAAAACTCCTACTTGAGCAAAAGATCAGGATCAGCCCCCAGAGTTGCTTTTGGATCTACAGACCTAACCCACCTTcaaaagacaatcataaaaaacCCAGAGAAACGCACAGGCACAGCGACCAGTGATCAGCAGACAGCTTTCCCCATCTCTACTCACCCTCCTTCGTCTTCGCATCTGGTGGAGGAGGCTGACTAGGAAGGTCCTCCTTCTCAATACCCTCCACCTCACCGTCGGCTCCCCCGTCTGTGACGTCCTCCTTGAGCTGGTGTTGCTCTGTGGTCGGGGACGCTTCCCTGAGGGAAACGGAGTGCCCTGCCACTACTCTGGAGCCCACAGGAACCTCGTCCTCCTCCGTGTTCTGGTCATGAAAATACTGGAGAGAGGGAGCACGCTTTGATGAACTGCACAGtttcacatacatacaaactcGCAGCGTTCAGTTATAGGACGCTGACAACAGGTCAAAAATAACTTCACTAAGCTACTATAATGTGATCACCTCCAAAATTAAGGCAACGACCATCAGAATGCAGAAATGTTGAAATAGATCATGAATATGCACTTTATCCCGTATTCACAAGGTTGAATGTGAAGAAGCAAAGTAAACTGTACTCCACTATTATGATGTGAGCTTTTCATGCTTAAGCCGATACTAATTCTGGTCATAGGTTTTGACATTGCTGTATTACCTCAGACGGATCACCATCTGGTACATCATTGGCTTCTGGTCCCACATCTGTAACAACACTTTCATGTT
The window above is part of the Brachyhypopomus gauderio isolate BG-103 chromosome 9, BGAUD_0.2, whole genome shotgun sequence genome. Proteins encoded here:
- the sel1l gene encoding protein sel-1 homolog 1 isoform X1 gives rise to the protein MHPSGKTRILLLVVVVVALVVTADVGPEANDVPDGDPSEYFHDQNTEEDEVPVGSRVVAGHSVSLREASPTTEQHQLKEDVTDGGADGEVEGIEKEDLPSQPPPPDAKTKEVPVAIDGTASGERCLFPFLFLGKEYSDCTTEGRTDGRLWCSTTYDYERDKKWGFCETEEQAESRRLAAEAEQQYQATLKMINSTGRKSQKKELYEQLLKVAGTGHTKAVETVAYAMLFGDYMPQNVVQAKELFEKLSLEGSPKAQMALGFLYAAGLGVNSSQAKALVYYTFGALGGNLVAHMILGYRYWGGLGVPQSCEAALTHYRLVANHVASDVSLTGGSAVQRIRLLDELENPGSPSGMLEEDLIQYYQFLAEKGDVQAQVGLGQLHLHGGRGVEQNHQRAFEYFSQAANAGNTHAMAFLGKMYSEGSEFLPQNNETALIYFKKASEQGNPVGQSGLGMAYLYGRGVPVNYDMALKYFQKAAEQGWVDGQLQLGTMYYNGIGVKRDYKQALKFFNLASQAGHILAFYNLAQMHATGTGVMRSCHTAVELFKNVCERGRWSERLMMAYSSFKEGDMDSALVQYLLLAEQGYEVAQSNVAYILDQKQSRIFSENETYPRALLHWTRAAAQGYTVARIKLGDYHFYGYGTDVDYESAVIHYRLASEQQHSAQAMFNLGYMHEKGLGIKQDIHLAKRFYDMAAEASPDAQVPVFLALCKLGLVYTVQYVQDLNLKELLSQVDLDQVLGPEWDLYLMTVIALLLGTVIAYRQRQHQAVPRVPPGPPRPAVQPEQAAPEPNQD
- the sel1l gene encoding protein sel-1 homolog 1 isoform X2, coding for MHPSGKTRILLLVVVVVALVVTADVGPEANDVPDGDPSEYFHDQNTEEDEVPVGSRVVAGHSVSLREASPTTEQHQLKEDVTDGGADGEVEGIEKEDLPSQPPPPDAKTKEVPVAIDGTASGERCLFPFLFLGKEYSDCTTEGRTDGRLWCSTTYDYERDKKWGFCETEEQAESRRLAAEAEQQYQATLKMINSTGRKSQKKELYEQLLKVAGTGHTKAVETVAYAMLFGDYMPQNVVQAKELFEKLSLEGSPKAQMALGFLYAAGLGVNSSQAKALVYYTFGALGGNLVAHMILGYRYWGGLGVPQSCEAALTHYRLVANHVASDVSLTGGSAVQRIRLLDELENPGSPSGMLEEDLIQYYQFLAEKGDVQAQVGLGQLHLHGGRGVEQNHQRAFEYFSQAANAGNTHAMAFLGKMYSEGSEFLPQNNETALIYFKKASEQGNPVGQSGLGMAYLYGRGVPVNYDMALKYFQKAAEQGWVDGQLQLGTMYYNGIGVKRDYKQALKFFNLASQAGHILAFYNLAQMHATGTGVMRSCHTAVELFKNVCERGRWSERLMMAYSSFKEGDMDSALVQYLLLAEQGYEVAQSNVAYILDQKQSRIFSENETYPRALLHWTRAAAQGYTVARIKLGDYHFYGYGTDVDYESAVIHYRLASEQQHSAQAMFNLGYMHEKGLGIKQDIHLAKRFYDMAAEASPDAQVPVFLALCKLGLVYTVQYVQDLNVDLDQVLGPEWDLYLMTVIALLLGTVIAYRQRQHQAVPRVPPGPPRPAVQPEQAAPEPNQD